The Pseudolabrys sp. FHR47 genome contains a region encoding:
- a CDS encoding flagellar hook assembly protein FlgD: MSLINSATATTSTGTSSTTSSTTSSDQMVASNFTTFLQLLTTQLQNQNPLDPLDTNQFTQQLVQFAQVEQQMKSNDQLASLLALEKNAQQTTALAYVGHTVVVDGATTELTSSGATWSFNSTKPATATVTIKDDATGQTAYTGTYSVSSGDQKFTWDGKGADGKQWPAGNYTISITAVDANQQTVNVSTEIQAVVTAANLQQDPPTLTIAGKDYTADKIKRIVIPNTTTQSGTGS, from the coding sequence ATGAGCTTGATCAATTCGGCAACGGCGACGACCTCGACCGGAACCTCGAGTACGACGTCAAGCACGACGTCGTCCGACCAGATGGTCGCGAGCAACTTCACGACCTTCCTGCAGCTTCTAACGACGCAGTTGCAGAACCAGAACCCACTCGATCCCCTCGACACCAACCAGTTCACCCAGCAACTGGTGCAATTCGCGCAGGTCGAGCAGCAGATGAAGTCTAACGACCAGCTCGCCTCGCTCCTGGCGCTGGAGAAAAACGCGCAGCAGACCACGGCGCTGGCCTATGTCGGCCATACGGTTGTCGTCGATGGCGCCACCACGGAACTGACCTCGAGCGGTGCGACCTGGAGCTTCAACTCGACGAAGCCGGCGACCGCGACCGTGACCATCAAGGACGATGCTACTGGACAGACGGCCTATACCGGCACCTACAGCGTAAGCTCCGGGGACCAGAAATTCACCTGGGACGGCAAAGGCGCCGATGGCAAGCAATGGCCGGCGGGCAATTACACGATCTCCATCACCGCGGTCGACGCCAACCAGCAGACTGTGAATGTCTCGACCGAGATCCAGGCCGTCGTCACCGCGGCGAACCTGCAGCAGGACCCGCCGACACTGACCATCGCCGGCAAGGACTACACCGCCGACAAGATCAAGCGCATCGTGATCCCGAACACCACGACTCAGTCCGGCACTGGCTCCTGA
- a CDS encoding DUF1153 domain-containing protein: MTEPHRPRVKYVIGPDGSPLTIADLPPPTTKRWVIRRKAEVVAAVRGGLLSLEEACARYTLTVEEFLSWQYSIDQHGLAGLRTTRIQQYRQ, from the coding sequence ATGACCGAACCCCACCGCCCGAGGGTCAAATACGTCATCGGGCCCGATGGCAGTCCGCTGACGATCGCCGACTTGCCGCCGCCGACGACGAAGCGCTGGGTCATCCGCCGCAAGGCCGAAGTGGTCGCCGCGGTCCGTGGCGGTTTGTTGTCTCTCGAAGAAGCCTGCGCCCGCTACACGCTGACGGTGGAGGAATTCCTCTCCTGGCAGTATTCGATCGACCAGCACGGTCTCGCGGGCCTGCGCACCACGCGCATCCAGCAGTATCGCCAGTAA
- the fliF gene encoding flagellar basal-body MS-ring/collar protein FliF codes for MQGLLDFLKSLGAARLAAMGAVTMALIGFFAFLMMQMTAPVLVPLFTDLTIEDSNAIIKDLERQAIPFQVKNDGAIIMVPKDKVTRLRMKLAEGGLPKGGGVGYEIFDKSDALGATSFIQNINHLRALEGELARTIRSIDRVQAARVHLVLPERPLFSRDKVEATASIVLKVRGQLEPQQVRAIRHLVASAVNGMKPERVSVIDEAGRLLADGARQDNLVGGVTADERKTAFESRLRNQVEDIVTSVVGPGKARVQVSADFDMNRITETQDKFDPDGRVLRSSQTREEQSNSSEGKEGGQVSASNELPGASKDGSNNSPSSRDQSRKTEEIVNYEISRITKTEVTEAGRLNRLSAAVLVDGRYTKNDKGEMIYEARPKEEIDRIAALVRTAIGFDAKRGDQVEVVNLRFADSVQVPVGEDAGWMKYLAFSKDDIMGMAEKGVMALLGFIVLLMVVRPLVRRVIAPDAAEKARLAGMAGVAGALGAPGFVPGSIEIGPDGNPISTITDKSGTNIAIVNSEEQVAISNRTSAMIDVAKVQGQVHAQSVQKVGELAEKNPHEAVSIIRSWLHEDAA; via the coding sequence GTGCAAGGTTTGCTCGATTTTCTGAAGTCTCTTGGCGCTGCGCGCCTGGCGGCGATGGGCGCCGTGACAATGGCGCTCATCGGCTTTTTCGCCTTCCTGATGATGCAGATGACCGCCCCGGTCCTGGTGCCGCTGTTCACCGACCTCACGATCGAGGACTCGAACGCCATCATCAAGGACCTCGAGCGGCAGGCCATCCCGTTCCAGGTCAAGAACGACGGCGCCATCATCATGGTGCCGAAGGACAAGGTCACCCGCCTGCGCATGAAGCTGGCCGAAGGCGGCCTGCCCAAGGGCGGCGGCGTCGGCTACGAAATCTTCGACAAATCGGACGCGCTGGGCGCCACCTCTTTCATCCAGAACATCAATCACTTGCGCGCGCTGGAGGGCGAACTCGCCCGCACCATCCGCTCGATCGACCGGGTGCAGGCGGCCCGCGTCCACCTGGTGCTGCCGGAACGTCCGCTGTTCTCGCGCGACAAGGTCGAGGCCACCGCCTCCATCGTGCTCAAGGTGCGCGGCCAGCTCGAGCCGCAGCAGGTGCGCGCCATCCGCCATCTGGTGGCGAGCGCGGTCAACGGCATGAAGCCGGAGCGCGTCTCGGTCATCGACGAGGCCGGCCGCCTGCTTGCCGACGGCGCGCGACAGGACAACTTGGTCGGCGGCGTCACGGCCGACGAGCGCAAGACGGCGTTCGAGAGCCGGCTGCGCAACCAGGTCGAGGACATCGTTACCTCGGTGGTCGGCCCCGGCAAGGCGCGGGTGCAGGTCAGCGCAGACTTCGACATGAACCGCATCACCGAGACGCAGGACAAGTTCGATCCGGACGGCCGCGTGCTGCGCTCGAGCCAGACCCGCGAAGAGCAGTCCAACTCCAGCGAGGGCAAAGAAGGCGGTCAGGTCTCCGCCTCCAACGAATTGCCCGGCGCCAGCAAGGACGGCAGTAACAACAGCCCGTCCTCGCGCGACCAGAGCCGCAAGACCGAGGAAATCGTCAATTACGAAATCTCGCGCATCACCAAGACCGAGGTGACCGAGGCCGGCCGTCTCAACCGCCTGTCCGCGGCGGTGCTGGTCGACGGCCGCTACACCAAGAACGACAAGGGCGAGATGATCTACGAAGCGCGCCCGAAGGAAGAGATCGACCGCATCGCGGCGCTGGTGCGTACCGCGATCGGCTTCGACGCCAAGCGAGGCGATCAGGTCGAAGTCGTGAACCTGCGCTTTGCCGACTCGGTGCAGGTCCCGGTCGGCGAAGACGCCGGCTGGATGAAGTATCTCGCTTTCTCCAAGGACGACATCATGGGCATGGCCGAGAAAGGCGTGATGGCCCTGCTCGGCTTCATCGTGCTCCTGATGGTGGTGCGACCGCTGGTGCGCCGGGTCATCGCGCCCGACGCCGCCGAAAAGGCGCGCCTGGCCGGCATGGCTGGCGTCGCCGGCGCGCTCGGCGCCCCGGGCTTCGTGCCGGGTTCGATCGAGATCGGCCCGGACGGCAATCCGATCTCCACCATCACCGACAAGAGCGGCACCAACATCGCCATCGTCAACTCCGAGGAGCAGGTCGCAATCTCCAACCGCACCTCGGCGATGATCGACGTCGCCAAGGTGCAGGGCCAGGTGCACGCGCAGTCGGTGCAGAAGGTGGGGGAGCTCGCCGAAAAAAACCCTCATGAGGCGGTGTCGATCATTCGCAGCTGGTTGCATGAGGACGCCGCCTGA
- the fliG gene encoding flagellar motor switch protein FliG, whose protein sequence is MAKTQPKDPDAMRDDIGGLMAELASRPASNKTMRKLTGPERAAVLMLALGEQYGGKIFSLLDDDELREISIVMSSLGTVDAEQVEQLMLEFVGRLSASGALLGNYDATERLLAQFLPKDRIAGIMDEIRGPAGRNMWEKLANVQEEVLANYLKNEYPQTVAVVLSKLRPEHAARVLGILPEEMALDCVNRMLKMEAVQKEVIERVEQTLRTEFMSNISQTRRRDAHEVMAEIFNNFDRQTETRFLTALEDDNRDAAERIKALMFTFDDLIKLDSGSAQTLMRSIDKDKLAVALKGASEGVREFFFKNMSSRAAKMLVDDMQAMGAVRLRDVDEAQTLLVNIAKDLAAKGEILIAKSRGGDDELVY, encoded by the coding sequence ATGGCCAAGACGCAGCCCAAAGACCCCGACGCGATGCGCGACGACATCGGCGGCCTGATGGCCGAACTCGCCAGCCGCCCCGCCTCGAACAAGACCATGCGCAAGCTGACCGGCCCGGAGCGCGCCGCCGTGCTGATGCTGGCGCTCGGCGAGCAGTATGGCGGCAAGATCTTCTCGCTGCTGGACGACGACGAACTGCGCGAGATTTCCATCGTCATGTCGTCGCTCGGCACCGTCGATGCCGAGCAGGTCGAACAGCTGATGCTCGAGTTTGTCGGACGGCTGTCGGCCTCCGGCGCGCTGCTCGGCAACTATGACGCCACCGAGCGCCTGCTGGCGCAGTTCCTGCCGAAGGATCGCATCGCCGGCATCATGGACGAAATCCGCGGGCCCGCGGGCCGCAACATGTGGGAAAAGCTCGCCAACGTGCAGGAAGAGGTGCTGGCGAACTATCTCAAGAACGAATACCCGCAAACCGTCGCCGTGGTGCTGTCGAAGCTGCGTCCCGAACATGCTGCGCGCGTGCTCGGCATCCTGCCGGAAGAAATGGCGCTCGACTGCGTCAACCGCATGCTCAAGATGGAAGCGGTGCAGAAGGAAGTCATCGAGCGCGTCGAGCAGACCCTGCGCACCGAATTCATGTCCAACATCTCGCAGACGCGCCGCCGCGACGCGCACGAGGTGATGGCGGAAATCTTCAACAATTTCGACCGCCAGACCGAAACCCGCTTCCTGACCGCGCTCGAAGATGACAACCGCGACGCCGCCGAACGCATCAAGGCGCTGATGTTCACCTTCGACGACCTGATCAAGCTCGACTCCGGCTCGGCGCAGACGCTGATGCGCTCGATCGACAAGGACAAGCTCGCCGTCGCGCTCAAGGGCGCCTCCGAAGGCGTGCGCGAATTCTTCTTCAAGAACATGTCCTCGCGCGCCGCCAAGATGCTGGTCGACGACATGCAGGCGATGGGCGCGGTGCGCCTCCGCGACGTCGACGAGGCGCAGACTTTGCTGGTGAATATCGCCAAGGATCTCGCGGCCAAGGGAGAAATCCTGATCGCCAAGAGCCGCGGCGGCGACGACGAACTGGTGTATTAG
- a CDS encoding FliH/SctL family protein, which produces MAAAAKFLFDEDFATGEKPTITLVEAERRRADAESVAHRQGFEAGQNQARAEQNERIARALTSLADRAARLDAQLKDIEARLESEAVQVAFSVASKLVPELITREPFAEIEVLATDCFRQLIATPQISIHVGQDIYDIAKHKLEEIARTRGFDGRIDVMADATLGAGDCRIEWAEGGVVRDREATMKIIDEAVQRYIAARIAQN; this is translated from the coding sequence ATGGCTGCTGCCGCCAAATTCCTGTTCGATGAGGACTTCGCCACCGGCGAGAAGCCGACCATTACCTTGGTCGAGGCCGAGCGGCGCCGCGCCGACGCGGAATCCGTCGCGCATCGCCAGGGCTTCGAGGCGGGGCAGAATCAGGCGCGCGCCGAACAGAATGAGCGTATCGCCAGGGCGCTCACCTCGCTCGCCGACCGGGCAGCGCGGCTCGATGCCCAACTCAAGGACATCGAGGCGCGCCTCGAAAGCGAGGCGGTACAGGTCGCCTTCTCAGTCGCAAGCAAGCTGGTGCCCGAACTGATCACCCGCGAACCTTTCGCCGAGATCGAGGTGCTGGCCACCGACTGCTTCCGCCAGCTCATCGCCACGCCGCAAATCTCGATCCATGTCGGCCAGGACATCTACGACATCGCCAAGCACAAGCTCGAAGAGATTGCCCGCACGCGCGGCTTCGACGGCCGCATCGACGTGATGGCCGATGCGACCTTGGGCGCCGGCGATTGCCGCATCGAGTGGGCCGAAGGCGGTGTCGTGCGCGACCGCGAGGCGACCATGAAAATTATCGACGAAGCCGTGCAGCGCTACATCGCGGCGCGCATCGCGCAGAACTAA
- the fliN gene encoding flagellar motor switch protein FliN produces the protein MSDNDSKVPLPDLEGGAPEVVEAGPLAPTGEDSVHRGAADLEAVFDVPVQVSAVLGRTRMEVGDLLKLGPGAVLELDRKVGEAIDIYVNNRLVARGEVVLVEEKLGVTMTEIIKADKN, from the coding sequence ATGAGTGACAATGACAGCAAAGTACCGCTCCCGGACCTGGAAGGCGGCGCACCCGAAGTGGTCGAAGCCGGCCCGCTGGCCCCGACCGGCGAAGACTCGGTGCATCGCGGTGCCGCCGATCTCGAAGCGGTGTTCGACGTTCCGGTGCAGGTCTCGGCCGTGCTCGGTCGCACGCGCATGGAAGTCGGCGATCTGTTGAAGCTCGGGCCGGGCGCGGTGCTCGAACTCGACCGCAAGGTCGGCGAGGCCATCGATATCTACGTGAACAACCGCCTGGTGGCGCGCGGCGAAGTCGTGCTGGTCGAGGAAAAGCTCGGCGTGACCATGACGGAAATCATCAAGGCGGACAAGAACTGA
- a CDS encoding sigma-54 dependent transcriptional regulator has protein sequence MRLLIIGTLGGQLTIASKIAMDKGASVTHADSIDQGLAVLRSGRGADLLMVDVAIDIRELVEKLEAERIHVPIVACGVTNDARAAVRAIHAGAKEYIPLPPDPDLIAAVLAAVTQDNRDMIYRDEAMASVVKLAQQVAVSEASVLITGESGTGKEVLARFVHSRSQRAKKPFISVNCAAIPENLLESELFGHEKGAFTGALARRIGKFEEANGGTLLLDEISEMDVRLQAKLLRAIQERVIDRVGGGKPVPVDIRIIATSNRNLSEAVRAGTFREDLMFRLNVVNLKIPALRDRPADIPELATYFVKKYSEANGLPVRPLSSEARHALSVNRWPGNVRELENTLHRAVILSTGADIGVDGILSPDGARLDSSRGTGVAEQAALAAEQVTRNLVGRTVAEVERDLILETLRHCLGNRTHAANILGISIRTLRNKLNEYSADGAPIPPPHGGEMKGAA, from the coding sequence ATGCGGCTACTCATCATCGGCACCCTCGGCGGCCAGCTCACCATCGCCAGCAAGATCGCGATGGACAAGGGCGCTTCGGTCACCCACGCCGACTCCATCGACCAGGGCCTCGCAGTGCTGCGCTCCGGGCGCGGCGCCGACCTTCTGATGGTCGATGTCGCGATCGACATCCGCGAACTGGTGGAGAAGCTGGAAGCCGAGCGCATCCACGTGCCGATTGTGGCCTGCGGCGTCACCAACGATGCCCGCGCCGCCGTGCGTGCCATCCATGCCGGCGCCAAAGAATACATCCCGCTGCCGCCCGATCCGGATCTGATCGCCGCCGTCCTTGCCGCCGTGACGCAGGACAACCGCGACATGATCTATCGCGACGAGGCGATGGCCTCAGTCGTGAAGCTGGCGCAGCAGGTCGCGGTGTCCGAAGCCTCGGTGCTGATCACCGGCGAAAGTGGCACCGGCAAGGAAGTGCTCGCCCGCTTCGTGCATTCGCGCTCGCAGCGCGCCAAGAAACCATTCATCTCGGTCAACTGCGCCGCCATTCCGGAGAACCTGCTCGAATCCGAACTGTTCGGTCATGAGAAAGGTGCCTTCACCGGCGCACTCGCCCGCCGCATCGGCAAGTTCGAAGAGGCCAATGGCGGCACGCTGCTGCTCGACGAAATCTCCGAAATGGACGTGCGCCTGCAGGCCAAACTGTTGCGCGCTATCCAGGAACGCGTCATCGACCGCGTCGGCGGCGGCAAGCCCGTGCCGGTCGATATCCGCATCATCGCCACCTCGAACCGCAATCTGTCGGAAGCTGTGCGGGCCGGCACTTTCCGTGAAGATCTGATGTTCCGCCTGAATGTCGTGAACCTGAAGATCCCGGCGCTGCGCGACCGTCCGGCCGACATCCCGGAACTCGCCACCTATTTCGTCAAGAAATACTCCGAGGCCAACGGCCTGCCGGTGCGGCCGCTGTCGTCGGAGGCGCGGCACGCGCTCAGCGTTAATCGTTGGCCTGGCAACGTGCGCGAACTGGAAAACACGCTGCATCGTGCCGTCATCCTCTCGACGGGCGCGGACATCGGCGTCGACGGCATCCTGTCGCCCGACGGCGCGCGGCTCGACTCCTCGCGCGGCACCGGCGTTGCCGAACAGGCGGCGCTGGCCGCCGAGCAGGTCACCCGCAACCTGGTCGGCCGCACCGTGGCCGAGGTCGAGCGCGATCTCATCCTCGAGACCTTGCGCCACTGCCTCGGCAACCGGACCCATGCCGCCAATATCCTCGGCATCTCGATCCGCACCTTGCGCAACAAGCTCAACGAATATTCGGCGGACGGCGCACCGATCCCGCCGCCGCACGGCGGCGAGATGAAAGGCGCGGCGTAA
- a CDS encoding diacylglycerol kinase family protein, giving the protein MVKVLLCHNPNAGNKGHDRDSLKAALKLAGHDVRYASVKDEKFVAAFDKSVDLIVAAGGDGTIASVLTQIPDRSVPVALLPLGTANNFARSLGIAGTPQELVEMWDPEHTCPVSLGSVTGHWGTSLFLEAYGVGVFPQFLLDAKKGKKPEGARNLQQGRELLQKALKRAKPIEVSLTIGDKKQELELLGIEVCNIAFTGPGLPLAAKADVSDDKLDIVMFEADERKALMKWLEAPQDDEPPATFRKGTEVEITFRDAPTRLDDESYEATGGKHSIDIVCEETPLNVVIPIKHPVQKTPEKKAAAS; this is encoded by the coding sequence ATGGTGAAAGTCCTGCTCTGCCACAATCCCAATGCCGGCAACAAAGGCCACGATCGCGACAGCCTCAAGGCCGCGCTCAAGCTAGCCGGCCATGACGTCCGTTATGCGTCGGTGAAGGACGAGAAATTCGTCGCCGCCTTCGACAAATCGGTCGATCTCATCGTCGCCGCCGGCGGCGACGGCACCATCGCGTCGGTGCTCACGCAAATTCCCGACCGGAGCGTCCCGGTCGCCCTTCTGCCGCTCGGCACCGCCAACAATTTCGCGCGTTCGCTCGGCATCGCCGGAACGCCGCAGGAACTGGTGGAGATGTGGGATCCCGAGCATACCTGCCCGGTATCGCTCGGCTCCGTCACCGGCCACTGGGGCACCAGCCTGTTTCTGGAGGCCTACGGCGTCGGCGTCTTCCCGCAGTTCCTGCTCGATGCCAAGAAGGGCAAGAAGCCGGAGGGCGCTCGCAATCTGCAGCAGGGCCGCGAATTGCTGCAGAAGGCGCTCAAGCGCGCCAAGCCGATCGAGGTCTCCCTGACGATCGGCGACAAGAAGCAAGAGCTGGAACTGCTCGGCATTGAGGTCTGCAACATCGCCTTCACCGGCCCCGGCCTGCCGCTGGCGGCCAAAGCCGACGTCAGCGACGACAAGCTCGACATCGTCATGTTCGAAGCCGATGAGCGCAAGGCACTGATGAAATGGCTCGAGGCGCCGCAGGACGACGAGCCGCCGGCGACTTTCCGCAAGGGCACCGAGGTCGAAATCACATTCCGTGATGCCCCGACGCGGCTCGACGATGAATCCTACGAGGCGACCGGCGGCAAGCACAGCATCGACATCGTCTGCGAGGAGACGCCGCTCAACGTCGTCATTCCAATAAAGCACCCGGTGCAGAAGACGCCGGAGAAAAAGGCAGCCGCGTCATGA
- a CDS encoding inositol monophosphatase gives MTAASKTKAKSARAASPTPLIDGVSRDLLRDIEHLAIELAGIAGTEIAKAMGGLLAVKYKTAIKEDEWRDPVSEVDDKVERLMRERLAEHFPDHDIIGEEMKERPSRDSDFIWSVDPIDGTANFVNGFPLFSASIGVLHKGVPVVGALWCPISHALRAGVYHCTRGGKVRFDGADVTPKVNPAVRRRLVGVPVATVSDGFWETRKTGSAALECAMVAAGLMQAARFAAPNIWDVAGGLALIFAGGGIARRRQGDDWVPMEKFAPTKETPDLRYWKCELIVGEPSAVERMCEAQKAA, from the coding sequence ATGACTGCCGCGAGCAAGACGAAAGCCAAGTCCGCCCGCGCGGCTTCGCCCACGCCGCTCATCGACGGCGTGTCGCGCGATCTGCTGCGCGACATCGAGCATCTCGCCATCGAACTCGCTGGCATTGCCGGTACCGAGATCGCCAAGGCAATGGGCGGGCTGCTCGCGGTCAAATACAAGACCGCCATCAAGGAAGACGAATGGCGCGATCCGGTCTCCGAGGTCGATGACAAAGTTGAGCGCCTGATGCGCGAGCGCCTCGCCGAGCATTTCCCCGATCACGACATCATCGGCGAGGAAATGAAAGAACGGCCGAGCCGCGACAGCGATTTCATCTGGTCGGTCGATCCGATCGACGGCACCGCTAATTTCGTCAACGGCTTTCCGCTGTTCTCGGCGTCGATCGGCGTGCTGCACAAGGGCGTGCCGGTGGTCGGCGCGCTGTGGTGTCCGATCAGCCACGCGTTGCGCGCCGGAGTCTATCACTGCACGCGCGGCGGCAAGGTCCGCTTCGATGGCGCCGATGTGACGCCGAAGGTCAATCCGGCGGTGCGTCGCCGCCTGGTCGGCGTGCCGGTCGCCACCGTGAGCGACGGCTTCTGGGAAACGCGCAAGACCGGCTCCGCGGCGCTCGAATGCGCCATGGTCGCCGCCGGCCTGATGCAGGCCGCGCGTTTTGCCGCGCCGAATATCTGGGACGTCGCCGGGGGTCTCGCGCTGATCTTCGCCGGCGGCGGTATCGCGCGCCGCCGCCAGGGCGACGATTGGGTGCCAATGGAAAAGTTCGCGCCGACCAAGGAGACGCCGGACCTACGCTATTGGAAATGTGAACTCATCGTGGGCGAGCCGAGTGCGGTCGAACGCATGTGCGAGGCGCAGAAGGCGGCTTGA
- a CDS encoding DUF952 domain-containing protein has product MFVYKICTAALWAEAERERVFRGAPVDFADGYIHFSTAAQVAETLTKHFAGQSNLLLVEVDTARLGDALKWEPSRGGALFPHLYDVLDLTAVNRVMELPLGTDGCHTLPQLPA; this is encoded by the coding sequence ATGTTCGTCTACAAAATATGTACTGCCGCGCTCTGGGCCGAAGCCGAGCGTGAGCGCGTGTTCCGCGGCGCGCCGGTCGATTTCGCCGATGGCTATATTCACTTTTCCACGGCCGCGCAGGTCGCCGAGACGCTGACGAAGCACTTCGCCGGTCAGTCCAATCTCCTGCTCGTCGAAGTCGACACCGCCCGCCTCGGCGATGCGCTCAAATGGGAGCCGTCGCGCGGCGGCGCGCTGTTCCCGCATCTTTACGACGTGCTCGACCTCACTGCGGTGAACCGCGTTATGGAGTTGCCGCTCGGCACCGACGGCTGCCACACCCTGCCACAGCTACCTGCATGA
- a CDS encoding sigma-70 family RNA polymerase sigma factor, which produces MDLDANRSLIVAALTRIAGGEKTALQTVYRLTSAKLFAICLRILGSREDAEDVLQDVYLTVWRKAADFDASRASPMTWLIAIARNRAIDRLRANRSGPVRSPLETAAAVADAAPGAEDRLAQNEEQMRLRTCLDALAAEEGRSLRDAFFEAHTYEELARRDGIPAGTMKSRIRRALMKLKNCLDNAAIR; this is translated from the coding sequence ATGGACCTCGACGCCAACCGCAGTCTGATCGTCGCCGCCCTCACCCGCATAGCCGGGGGCGAGAAGACAGCCCTGCAAACCGTCTATCGGCTGACCTCCGCGAAGCTTTTTGCGATCTGCCTCCGTATCTTGGGCAGCCGTGAAGATGCGGAGGACGTATTGCAGGACGTTTACCTCACCGTGTGGCGCAAAGCCGCCGATTTCGATGCAAGCCGGGCGAGCCCGATGACCTGGCTGATCGCGATTGCCCGCAACCGTGCGATCGATCGCCTGCGTGCGAACCGCAGCGGACCGGTGCGCAGTCCGCTCGAAACCGCCGCCGCGGTCGCTGATGCCGCACCGGGCGCCGAAGACCGGCTCGCGCAAAACGAAGAGCAGATGCGGCTCAGGACCTGCCTCGACGCCCTTGCCGCCGAGGAAGGCCGTTCGCTGCGCGACGCATTCTTTGAAGCCCATACCTATGAAGAGCTGGCCCGCCGTGATGGGATACCGGCGGGCACGATGAAGAGTCGAATTCGCCGAGCCCTGATGAAGCTGAAGAACTGCCTGGACAATGCCGCGATCCGATGA
- a CDS encoding anti-sigma factor domain-containing protein, which yields MSDLRDDNGLSPDQWLAAEYALGVLEHDERARVEARLASDTAFVSLVEEWQLRLAPLAGELNEVAPSAALWDRIANALPPSSDLRAQPGLWQSLAFWRGLAAASAALAVACLALFIYAGGFSGAPPPLAPLLASIDGGGHRHFIATVDPSHGNVAVVPAAFAADATRVPELWLIPADGRPRPLGLLSATQAVTIAIPAALVPHATADAVLAVSLEPRGGSPTGQPTGPVVASGKLTRL from the coding sequence ATGAGCGACCTGCGCGACGATAACGGGCTGTCGCCCGACCAGTGGCTGGCCGCCGAATACGCCCTCGGCGTGCTCGAGCACGACGAACGCGCGCGCGTCGAGGCTCGCCTCGCTAGCGATACGGCGTTCGTAAGCCTGGTCGAGGAATGGCAGTTGCGCCTAGCGCCACTGGCGGGAGAATTGAATGAAGTCGCGCCGTCGGCGGCGCTCTGGGACCGCATCGCCAACGCGCTCCCCCCATCGTCCGACCTGCGTGCGCAACCTGGACTGTGGCAAAGCCTGGCGTTCTGGCGCGGCCTCGCCGCGGCGAGCGCGGCGCTGGCCGTCGCCTGCCTTGCGCTTTTCATTTACGCTGGCGGCTTCTCGGGCGCGCCGCCGCCGCTCGCCCCGCTTCTCGCGTCCATCGATGGCGGCGGCCATCGCCATTTCATCGCTACGGTCGACCCATCGCATGGCAACGTCGCCGTCGTACCGGCGGCATTTGCCGCCGATGCGACCCGCGTGCCGGAGCTTTGGCTCATTCCCGCCGACGGCCGGCCGCGACCGCTCGGCCTGCTGAGCGCGACCCAGGCCGTTACAATCGCAATCCCGGCCGCCCTTGTGCCCCATGCCACGGCGGACGCCGTACTCGCCGTATCGCTGGAACCGAGGGGAGGCTCGCCGACGGGTCAACCGACCGGGCCGGTCGTCGCCAGCGGCAAGCTCACGCGTCTGTGA
- a CDS encoding fasciclin domain-containing protein — MNLAFKPAGAALALAAALAVAVPAAGIAQEKMVGGAAMLPSKNIVENAVNSKDHTTLVAAVKAAGLVDTLSGKGPFTVFAPTNAAFAKLPAGTVDTLLKPENKAQLTKVLTCHVVAADAMAAVIGKMIKDEGGMHKVKTVGGCMLTAKMSGDKLQLVDEKGQTATVTIADVKQSNGVIHVIDTVVLPAG, encoded by the coding sequence ATGAATCTCGCTTTCAAGCCTGCCGGTGCCGCGCTGGCGCTGGCCGCCGCCCTTGCCGTCGCCGTCCCGGCGGCCGGCATCGCCCAGGAGAAGATGGTCGGCGGTGCCGCCATGCTTCCCTCGAAGAACATTGTCGAGAACGCTGTGAACTCGAAGGATCACACGACGTTGGTCGCCGCCGTGAAGGCGGCGGGCCTGGTCGACACGCTCTCGGGCAAGGGACCGTTCACGGTCTTCGCGCCGACCAACGCGGCCTTCGCCAAGCTGCCGGCCGGCACCGTCGACACGCTGCTCAAGCCCGAAAACAAGGCGCAGCTCACCAAGGTGCTGACCTGCCACGTCGTCGCGGCCGACGCCATGGCGGCCGTCATCGGCAAGATGATCAAGGACGAAGGCGGCATGCACAAGGTCAAGACCGTCGGCGGCTGCATGCTGACGGCCAAGATGTCCGGCGACAAGCTTCAGCTCGTCGACGAAAAGGGCCAGACCGCCACCGTCACGATCGCCGACGTGAAGCAGTCGAACGGCGTCATCCACGTCATCGACACCGTCGTGCTGCCGGCGGGCTGA